In a genomic window of Aeromicrobium panaciterrae:
- a CDS encoding NADH:flavin oxidoreductase/NADH oxidase family protein, whose product MTTLHDSLTLPCGQVLPNRLMKSAMSEVLGDKNHAPTPKLDQLYSTWGRGGYGLLVTGNVMVDRTQIGEPGNVVIEDERDLDALSRWAKSTQDTGTPIWMQINHPGRQANLAAVRQRPVAPSPIAVKIPGASKPRELTNAEIENIIDRFATTAAVAETAGFNGVQVHAAHGYLVAQFLSPLSNVRDDEWGGDPERRMRFVLEVVRRIRSRVSPGFAVGIKLNSADFQRGGFTEEESRDVVAALSTEGLDLIEVSGGSYEAPAMMGSAAKSTRDREAYFLEYARAIRDVAGSIPLAVTGGNRTRVAMESALASGDCDLIGLGRPTATTPHAGNTLLESDESRIESHSVGYKGGLLGKVVDVKAINSAVDLAWHEDQLHRIGKGKEPDVTRGKGRTTAALIARSRRGAFTKKRS is encoded by the coding sequence ATGACCACCCTGCACGACTCGTTGACACTCCCCTGCGGCCAAGTACTCCCCAACCGACTGATGAAGTCGGCGATGAGCGAGGTGCTCGGCGACAAGAACCACGCGCCGACGCCCAAGCTCGACCAGCTCTACAGCACCTGGGGCAGAGGCGGCTACGGCCTCCTGGTCACCGGGAACGTCATGGTCGACCGCACCCAGATCGGCGAGCCGGGCAATGTCGTGATCGAGGACGAGCGCGATCTCGACGCTCTGTCACGCTGGGCCAAGTCCACCCAGGACACCGGCACCCCGATCTGGATGCAGATCAACCATCCCGGCCGACAGGCCAACCTCGCCGCGGTGCGCCAGCGCCCCGTTGCCCCCAGCCCGATCGCCGTCAAGATCCCCGGAGCCTCAAAACCACGTGAACTGACGAACGCAGAGATCGAGAACATCATCGATCGGTTCGCGACTACCGCTGCTGTTGCAGAGACCGCAGGGTTCAACGGCGTACAGGTGCACGCCGCTCACGGCTATCTCGTCGCACAGTTCCTCTCGCCACTCTCCAACGTTCGCGACGACGAGTGGGGAGGCGACCCCGAGCGTCGTATGCGCTTCGTGCTCGAGGTCGTCCGGCGCATCAGGTCTCGCGTGTCGCCCGGCTTCGCGGTGGGCATCAAGCTCAACTCCGCAGACTTCCAGCGCGGCGGGTTCACCGAAGAGGAGTCCCGCGACGTCGTCGCCGCCCTCTCCACCGAAGGTCTCGACCTCATTGAGGTCAGCGGAGGCAGTTACGAAGCCCCAGCCATGATGGGTAGCGCCGCCAAGAGCACCCGCGACCGCGAGGCGTACTTCCTGGAGTACGCGCGCGCCATCCGCGACGTCGCCGGCAGCATCCCGCTCGCCGTCACCGGCGGCAACCGCACGCGTGTGGCAATGGAATCCGCGCTGGCCTCAGGCGATTGCGACCTGATCGGCCTCGGCCGTCCGACGGCAACTACGCCGCATGCTGGCAACACCCTCCTCGAGTCCGACGAGTCACGGATCGAGTCGCACTCTGTCGGCTACAAGGGCGGCTTGCTGGGCAAGGTGGTGGACGTGAAGGCCATCAACAGCGCCGTGGACCTCGCCTGGCACGAGGACCAGCTGCATCGCATCGGCAAGGGCAAGGAACCGGACGTCACGCGCGGCAAGGGCCGTACGACAGCCGCCCTGATCGCTCGCAGCCGTCGCGGCGCGTTCACCAAGAAGCGTTCTTAG